One Prunus dulcis chromosome 8, ALMONDv2, whole genome shotgun sequence DNA window includes the following coding sequences:
- the LOC117638713 gene encoding uncharacterized protein LOC117638713: MGKKRKSIATSLDEVDRSMYTSFCSAANSLSQLYTQAMNHQKLSFQAGERHALDKIYQWISRQQEGGSRVTTMDIVSYLQNELDYCGEEQPSMSPRVPLQHQHLQPTVHFTNSGFPVSSGSSGPTNTGQGIRSEQCDHQSKNSVFSNALSSPVRQSLQHYHISQDGYYPGAGLPSGNGARNNEPSFLHPNRDANPPSSNDTSMDMHADSPGHDSTY, encoded by the exons AtgggaaagaagagaaagtccATAGCCACCAGCCTCGACGAGGTGGATCGAAGCATGTACACCTCCTTCTGCAGCGCCGctaattctctctctcagctctACACTCAGGCCATGAACCACCAAAAGCTCTCCTTTCAAGCCGGTGAACGCCACGCCCTC GATAAAATTTATCAGTGGATCAGTAGACAACAAGAAGGAGGCTCAAGAGTTACAACAATGGATATAGTCAGTTATCTTCAG AATGAGTTGGACTATTGTGGAGAGGAGCAGCCGTCAATGTCCCCCAGGGTGCCACTTCAACATCAGCATCTTCAGCCCACTGTGCATTTCACAAACTCAGGTTTCCCAGTTTCTTCTGGCTCATCTGGCCCAACAAATACTGGGCAGGGAATTCGTTCTGAGCAATGTGATCACCAATCTAAAAATTCAGTCTTCTCAAATGCTTTGTCAAGCCCTGTTCGCCAGAGTCTTCAGCACTATCACATTTCTCAAGATGGATATTACCCAGGTGCAGGTCTGCCATCTGGAAATGGAGCCCGAAACAATGAACCTAGCTTTCTCCACCCGAACCGGGATGCTAATCCTCCAAGTTCCAATGATACCTCGATGGACATGCATGCAGATAGTCCTGGTCATGATTCTACCTACTAA